The genomic DNA CGGCGTTTTAGATAGCATGGAAAGTGAAATTATCAAAAATGCGGTAGATTTCAGCGATACGGTTGCAAAAGAGATCATGACTCCTAGAAAAGATGTTATATGTCTAAATAAGCAAAAGAGTTTTGAAGAAAATATGCAAGTTATCCAAAATAGTAAATTTACTAGATTTCCATATATAGATGGGAGCAAGGACGTTGTTTTAGGTATGATACATATAAGAGATATTCTCCAAAATGATTTAATCGGGCAAAACACAAATCTTGATAAAATCGTACGTAAATTTATAATTGTTCCTGAAAATAGCTCTATCTCAAAGATATTGGTAATGATGAATAAAGATAGAATTTCAGCAGCTCTCGTCGTCGACGAGTACGGTGGAACCGCAGGACTTCTTACTATGGAAGATATCATAGAAGAGATAGTAGGCGACATAAACGATGAGCACGACGATAAAAATCAAAGTTATAAAAAAATCTCTGAGCATAGTTATGAGTTTAACGGTAGATTTGATATAGAAAGCGTTGAAGAGATTATGGAGATAAGCTTTGATGAAGAAACAGAACAGCTTACTATAGGCGGATATGTATTTAATCTTTTTGAAAGACTTCCGGTGGTCGGTGATGCGATTGAAGATGAAAACTGTATTTATGAAGTTCTGAAAATGGATGGAACTAGCATATTAACAGTAAAAGCAACTCTTAAATCCGAAGATTCTAACAATTTTATTTAATAATACCCAAGGCAGAGCGTATCAGTAAGTTTGATACGCTTTTCTAACGGAGTAGGCGAAAAATACTTACACTTTTCTATATAAATATGCGTTTTATAATCAAGCCCCAAGTCATCATATAGCTTTTTCAAATTTACAAATTTAAATTTAGCTATATTTCTAATCTCTAATTTATCATATAAATTTGAACCGTTCGATTTTGTTAAGTGAGAACTAGAAAGTCCGGTAAATGAGCAAAATGCACTAGAAAGAACAAATCCGTTTAAATTTGAGCAGCTTTTTAAATAAATTTGGTATTTGACTGGAATTGATTTTTTGTGTAAAAATACCGCTTTTGAATTTTGATATGATGCGCAAACTCCGTTTTTCCAAAATAGATAAGCATTTGAACTGATGTTTGCTAATTTATATATTTCGTAGTTAAGAACATATTCATCTAAAAATTCATTACAGGGCAGTGTTATTTTGAGCATATAAACCTCGTTATTAGAATTTAAAATAAATTTTTATTATAATCTAAAATTTAATACTATTTTATCTTAATAATGTATATATAATTTATAAATCTAGTTAAATATCATAATTGCACTAATTATTTTGCAATCTATCTACCATTTTAAGCCTCCTTTAAGCACTACTCTTGTATAATTCCAACTCACGAAACGGGAAAGACCTTTTAACTCTTCTAGTTAGAAATCCTTTTTATTTTCGATGTTTTTTAAATTTATAAATGTTAAACTATTTTTATAGTCAATCTTTGAAATCTAAACAAGTGATCGATTGAGCCAGAACTAATTTTAAAGTTAGTTCTATATTAGTATAGAGTAATTATATTATCTTTATACTTATTAATATATAAAAACATTAAAAAGTTTTTTAGATTAAAAACTTCATAATCATTAATTATCTAAAGATCTGTTTTAGCTCTAAGCTAAAACATTAAATTTAGATTGCTTTTGCAATCTTTGTCTTTAGTATTACTTCTTAAGTTTAGCTTGCTAAACTGCTAGAGAAGATTTTTTTATGGAGAGTTTGATCCTGGCTCAGAGTGAACGCTGGCGGCGTGCCTAATACATGCAAGTCGAACGGAGTATTAAGAGAGCTTGCTCTTTTAATACTTAGTGGCGCACGGGTGAGTAATGTATAGTTAATCTGCCCTACACTGGAGGACAACAGTTAGAAATGACTGCTAATACTCCATACTCCTTCTTAACATAAGTTAAGTCGGGAAAGTTTTTCGGTGTAGGATGAGACTATATTGTATCAGCTAGTTGGTAAGGTAATGGCTTACCAAGGCTTTGACGCATAACTGGTCTGAGAGGATGATCAGTCACACTGGAACTGAGACACGGTCCAGACTCCTACGGGAGGCAGCAGTAGGGAATATTGCTCAATGGGGGAAACCCTGAAGCAGCAACGCCGCGTGGAGGATGACACTTTTCGGAGCGTAAACTCCTTTTGTTAGGGAAGAACCATGACGGTACCTAACGAATAAGCACCGGCTAACTCCGTGCCAGCAGCCGCGGTAATACGGAGGGTGCAAGCGTTACTCGGAATCACTGGGCGTAAAGGACGCGTAGGCGGATTATCAAGTCTTTTGTGAAATCTAACAGCTTAACTGTTAAACTGCTTGAGAAACTGATAATCTAGAGTGAGGGAGAGGCAGATGGAATTGGTGGTGTAGGGGTAAAATCCGTAGAGATCACCAGGAATACCCATTGCGAAGGCGATCTGCTGGAACTCAACTGACGCTAATGCGTGAAAGCGTGGGGAGCAAACAGGATTAGATACCCTGGTAGTCCACGCTCTAAACGATGTATACTAGTTGTTGCTGTGCTAGTCACGGCAGTAATGCACCTAACGGATTAAGTATACCGCCTGGGGAGTACGGTCGCAAGATTAAAACTCAAAGGAATAGACGGGGACCCGCACAAGCGGTGGAGCATGTGGTTTAATTCGAAGATACGCGAAGAACCTTACCTGGGCTTGATATCCAACTAATCTCTTAGAGATAAGAGAGTGCTAGCTTGCTAGAAAGTTGAGACAGGTGCTGCACGGCTGTCGTCAGCTCGTGTCGTGAGATGTTGGGTTAAGTCCCGCAACGAGCGCAACCCACGTATTTAGTTGCTAACAGTTCGGCTGAGCACTCTAAATAGACTGCCTTCGCAAGGAGGAGGAAGGTGTGGACGACGTCAAGTCATCATGGCCCTTATGCCCAGGGCGACACACGTGCTACAATGGCATATACAATGAGATGCAATATCGCGAGATGGAGCAAATCTATAAAATATGTCCCAGTTCGGATTGGAGTCTGCAACTCGACTCCATGAAGCCGGAATCGCTAGTAATCGTAGATCAGCCATGCTACGGTGAATACGTTCCCGGGTCTTGTACTCACCGCCCGTCACACCATGGGAGTTGATTTCACTCGAAGTCGGAATGCTAAACTAGCTACCGCCCACAGTGGAATCAGCGACTGGGGTGAAGTCGTAACAAGGTAACCGTAGGAGAACCTGCGGTTGGATCACCTCCTTTCTAGAGTACAATACTAGTAAGTCTCACAGCTACTAGTAAAAGAAAGATACGATAGCTCAATCACACTTGTTTAGGTTTGAGGGATTGACATGGGGAATTAGCTCAGCTGGGAGAGCGCCTGCTTTGCACGCAGGAGGTCAGCGGTTCGATCCCGCTATTCTCCACCATAGTTTAATATTATAAAAGTTTAATTAGAAAGCTTGATTTTTATATTTAAACTTTCTCATTAGACTTTAGTCTAAACGTTATTTAAAATATCATTGTTAAAAGTCACAATCAAGTTTTAATAAAATAAAACAATTTTACAGGACTTGTTGAAGCTTTAAATATAGACTAATTTTAGCAAGTAATTAATCACCAAATCTGTTATCCCAATAACTACAATAGATTAATTATTAAATTTAACATCACAAGCTATTGAGCTTTTAAAACTTACTTAATAGTAGTTAATGCTTTCCGTCTTATAAATCTATATTTAAATATTGTAAAACAAACATAATATTTAAGCTTTTAAATTTAATAATTTATTATCTTATATATCTGTTTTATCTTTAACAAGGAAGTGATGCAAATTAGAATAATAATCTAAACAAAAATATAAAAACTTCTCAATTCCGAAATACCAAATTTAGTATTTAAGTTTGTCTTTAAGGCAAATGAACACAATATTTTATTGTGTTGTATTTTAGGCGGTTGGGGGAGTGCTTGCACTTCCCATCGGAACAAGAGCTTTGCTCTTGCGAGAAGACTAAAAAAGGTAAGCTACTAAGAGCAAATGGTGGATGCCTTGGCTAGTAGAGGCGATGAAAGACGTGCCAGGCTGCGATAAGTCTCGGGGAGCCGTCAAGGGGCTTTGATCCGGGAATTTCTGAATGGGGCAACCCAGTATATAGTGATATATACTACCGCAATGCGGAGCTAACGTTGGGAATTGAAACATCTTAGTACCAACAGGAAAAGAAATCAAAAGAGATTACGCTAGTAGCGGCGAGCGAACGCGTAAGAGGGCAAACCGTTAGTTTACTAACGGGGTTGTAGGACTGCAACATAGACTTAAACAAACTAATAGAATAACCTGGAAAGGTTGACCATAGAGGGTGATAGTCCCGTATATGAAAGTGCGTTTATACTTAGCAGTATCCTGAGTAGGGCGGGACACGTGAAATCCTGTCTGAAGCTGGGGAGACCACTCTCCAACCCTAAATACTACTACTAGACCGATAGTGCACAAGTACCGTGAGGGAAAGGTGAAAAGAACTGAGGTGATCAGAGTGAAATAGAACCTGAAACCATTTGCTTACAATCATTCAGAGCACGATTCTTTATGACGTGTGATGGACTGCCTTTTGCATAATGAGCCTGCGAGTTGTGGTGTCTGGCGAGGTTAAGGAAACCCGGAGCCGTAGCGAAAGCGAGTCTTAATAGGGCGTATAGTCAGATGCTGCAGACCCGAAACGATGTGATCTATCCATGAGCAGGTTGAAACTGGTGTAAGAGCCAGCGGAGGACCGAACAGACGGCCGTTGAAAAGGCTCCTGATGACTTGTGGATAGGGGTGAAAGGCCAATCAAACATCGTGATAGCTGGTTCTCTCCGAAATATATTTAGGTATAGCGTTGTGTCGTAATTATAAGGGGTAGAGCACTGAATGGGCTAGGGCATATACCAATGTACCAAACCCTATCAAACTCCGAATACTTATAACGTAATCACAGCAGTCAGGCGGCGAGTGATAAAATCCGTCGTCAAGAGGGGAACAACCCAGACTAACAGCTAAGGTCCCTAAATCTCATTTAAGTGGAAAACGATGTGGAGTTACTGAAACAACCAGGAGGTTGGCTTAGAAGCAGCCATCCTTTAAAGAAAGCGTAATAGCTCACTGGTCTAGTGATTCTGCGCGGAAAATATAACGGGGCTAAAATGAGTACCGAAGCTTTAGACTTGCACTTAATTCTAATTATAAATTTGGCTATGAGCTTTTAAGTTATATTTCTCATAATTTAATTGCACTCATATAAATTAAATTATGAGAAAATAGTTTAGCTAAAATAATTAGAAGTAATTAGAATTAAGTGCAAGTGGTAGGAGAGCGTTCTATTCAGCGTTGAAGGTATACCGGTAAGGAGTGCTGGAGCGGATAGAAGTGAGCATGCAGGCATGAGTAGCGATAATTGATGTGAGAATCATCAACGCCGAAAACCCAAGGTTTCCTACGCGATGCTCGTCATCGTAGGGTTAGTCGGGTCCTAAGCAAAGTCCGAAAGGGGTATGCGATGGAAAATTGGTTAATATTCCAATACCAATTATTATGTGCGATGGAAGGACGCTTAAAGTTAGTGGAGCTAGCGGATGGAAGTGCTAGTCTAAGGGTGTAGGTTGAGTTATAGGCAAATCCGTAACTCTTTATCCGAGACCTAAAAGGCTCATGACGCTCTTCGGAGTAGATTGAGAATCCATGATACTATCGAGCCAAGAAAAGTTTCTAAGTTTAGTAATAATTGCCCGTACCGTAAACCGACACAGGTGGGTGGGATGAGTATTCTAAGGCGCGTGGAAGAACTCTCTTTAAGGAACTCTGCAAAATAGCACCGTATCTTCGGTATAAGGTGTGCCTAACTTTGTATTAAGATTCACTCCCAAAGCAAAGAAGGTTACAACAAAGAGTCCCTCCCGACTGTTTACCATAAACACAGCACTCTGCTAACACGTAAGTGGATGTATAGGGTGTGACGCCTGCCCGGTGCTCGAAGGTTAATTGATGATGTTAGCTATGCGAAGCATTTGATCGAAGCCCGAGTAAACGGCGGCCGTAACTATAACGGTCCTAAGGTAGCGAAATTCCTTGTCGGTTAAATACCGACCTGCATGAATGGCGTAACGAGATGGGAGCTGTCTCAAAGAGGGATCCAGTGAAATTGTAGTGGAGGTGAAAATTCCTCCTACCCGCGGCAAGACGGAAAGACCCCGTGGACCTTTACTACAGCTTGACACTGCTATTTGGATAAAGATGCGCAGGATAGGTGGGAGGCTTTGATCCATAGACCCTGGTTTATGGTGAGCCATTGTTGAGATACCACTCTTCTTTATTCGAGTAGCTAACTAGCCTAAGTTATCCTTAGGTAGGACAATGTCTGGTGGGTAGTTTGACTGGGGCGGTCGCCTCCCAAAATGTAACGGAGGCTTACAAAGGTTGGCTCAGAACGGTTGGAAATCGTTCGTAGAGTATAAAGGCATAAGCCAGCTTAACTGCAAGACATACACGTCAAGCAGAGACGAAAGTCGGTCTTAGTGATCCGGTGGTTCTGTGTGGAAGGGCCATCGCTCAAAGGATAAAAGGTACCCCGGGGATAACAGGCTGATCTCCCCCAAGAGCTCACATCGACGGGGAGGTTTGGCACCTCGATGTCGGCTCATCGCATCCTGGGGCTGGAGCAGGTCCCAAGGGTATGGCTGTTCGCCATTTAAAGCGGTACGCGAGCTGGGTTCAGAACGTCGTGAGACAGTTCGGTCCCTATCTGCCGTGGGCGTAAGAAGATTGAGGAGAGTTGACCCTAGTACGAGAGGACCGGGTCGAACTAGCCACTGGTGTACCAGTTGTTCTGCCAAGAGCATCGCTGGGTAGCTAAGCTAGGATGAGATAAGAGCTGAAAGCATCTAAGCTCGAAGCCAACTCCAAGATGAATCTTCTTTTAAGAGCTCTAGTAGACTACTAGTTTGATAGGCTGGGTGTGTAATGGATGAAAGTCCTTTAGCTGACCAGTACTAATAGCTCGTTTGCTTATCTTTATATAAGCATCACTTCCTTGTTAAGGATAAATTTGCTTTGTCTTTTTTCTACTATGCGACGTTAGATTACGTTTCAAACTTCGGTCACGAACTTTATGTTCGCTCCTTTGTTTTTACTTATCTGCCTTGCCTAGCGAAAAAAACAGTTAGCAAAAAGTTCAATTAATCTTAGAACTTAAAACGATCCTTGCAAAGAAAATAGTTTTACTCTAGTTAAAACCGAAAAGACTTTTAACGATTATTTAACAAACAGTGTTAAATAAGAGAATAGCTAAACTATTTTTTATTCTTTTATTTAACACTGCCCGTGGCTATACGTGAATAGGAAACGCCTTGCTCCATCTCGAACCAAGAAGCTAAGCTTTTCATGGCCGATGATACTCTCTCTTACTGGGATGTGGAAAAGTAGGTCGCTGCGGGCTTTGTGTTTATGCTTAATTCTTATTATTTAAATCAATCAACTACTTATTATTAATCAAACTATCTATTCTCATTAAAAGTTTTATCAATTAAAAGCTTATTTCTAATGTTTTATGATTGACAAATAACAGATATTAGTTTAATCAATATAAATATTTATGAATTTGGCTAATTGTTGTCGGGTTGATATTTTAAAATTATTTAATACAAATTTATGTAATTTTATATTATTGGTATGATTTTTAAGTTTAATTTTTGGATTACTAGCTTATAATTATGCATTTTATTACAAAAAGGAGCTTGGAATGAAGCTTGCTGGTATATTTATGGCGATTTTTATTGCTTCATCTAGCATATTTGCATATGATGGAAATTTGAAAAAAGATATAAATGTTGTGATCTTTTTAACAAAAAAAGATAATTTTCAAAGCGCAATACTCCAAGCCAATGGAATTCAGAAAAGTTTAAGTAGTAGCGAAAAAGGGGATATTGAGCTAGTTATGGGTGGAAGTTCGGTGGAAATTTTTGCACAAAATGATGAGAAATCAAACAAAATAAAAAATGATATTGCAAAGCTCGTAGATCTCCCAAATGTTAGAGTTGTAGCTTGTAGAGGTGCAATGAAAAGAGCTAATGTAAGCCAAGATAGCTTGATCAAAGGCGTAAATACAGTAAAAGCAGCTCCTAGGGAAGTTGTAGATAGACAACTTGATGGTTATGCTATTTTAAATCCTTAAAAATTAGGATTTTATTGATTCGCTTTTTAAATTTGAATAATTTGATGGTTGTATATTAAATTATTTAAATTTAAATACTATTTTTACTCCAAATATTTGCATATTAAATTATATAGTTTATATTATTATTGTAATATTTTATTTTAAGATAATTTCAATAAAATCTATCAAACATAGATAAATTAATACTATATTATACCTATTATCTATTATTTTATACTTCAATATATTGAAATTTAATTAATTATCACTTATAATTTTAAATATACAAACTAATTTATTTACGAAATCTAATGTTATGTGAAAAATTGGTAATATTTCACAGTAAATATTTAATTATATCTAAAACTGCTTGAGTTCTGTTTTGTTGCAGTTTTGATTTGAGGATAGTCATGAGCAGCAACCTTGTTTTGAGTTTTTACCTATATATTTTTATAGTCTGTTTGCTTATAGGAATGTTTTTTCTGACAAAAAAGATAGGTCCTAGTGTGCAAAATTCGTCCAAAAATAAAAGTTATGAGAGCGGTATAGTAAATTTCTACGGTGGTATTAATTCTAGTATAAATGTTAAATATTACTTAGTTGCTATAGTGTTTGTAATTTTTGATATAGAAGCTGTATTTATGTATCCATGGGCGGTTAGTTTGCGTGATCTTGGGAGATATGGGCTTTTAGTGATGTTTGTTTTTATGGCAATTTTGCTAGTCGGGTTATTTTATATATATAAAAAGAAGATTTTAAAATGGGAATAGAAAATTTAGTTCAAAACGATGTTGTTTTAACAAGGCTTGATGCGCTGTTTAATTGGGGTAGAAAAAACTCTCTTTGGCCTATGATATTTGGAACGGCCTGTTGTGCGATAGAATTTATGAGCGCTGTATCTTCAAAGCACGATCTTTCAAGGTTTGGAGCAGAGGTTATGAGATTTTCGCCTAGACAAGCAGATCTTATGATAGTAGCTGGAACCATATCTTTTAAACAAGCTCCTATTCTAAAAGAGATTTATGATCAGATGTGCGAACCAAAATGGGTCGTTAGTATGGGTGCTTGCGCTTGTAGTGGTGGTTTTTACGATAATTATACGACATTGCAAGGTATAGACCAGATAATTCCTGTCGATGTTTATATAAGTGGTTGTCCCCCGCGTCCAGAAGCTATTATCGATGCGATTTTGGCGATACAAGATAAAATTTCTAACGAGTCTATAAAAGACAGGCATAAAGACTATAAAGGATTATTAGATGCTTGAGAAATTTTCTTCTAAATTCAATGTTTTGAAGCACTCTACTACAAACGGTCTTTTAAGTGTGCAAATAAATCCAAATGATATCTATGAGGCTGTTTTGTTTGTTAGAGATAATATCGGATTTGAAATATTAGCTGATATAGTTTGCGTGGATAATTTATATATTGATAAGGAAAAGCGTTTTAGTCTTTATTATATTTTCAGAAAAATAAGCTCGGAAAATTTATGTATTTATATAGATATAGATATAAATCAGAGCGTGAAAAGCGTTGAAAGTATTTATAAGAGTGCCAACTGGGGCGAGCGAGAGTGCTTTGATCAGTTTGGAGTTAAATTTGAAAACCATCCAAATTTGAAAAGAATACTCAACCATAAAGATTTTCAAGGCTATCCTCTTAGAAAAGACTACCCTATAACAAAGTATCAAGTTCTTTATGAAAGCGATGATTTAGTCGGCGAGATGAAAAATGAGATGCAAAGAGCCGGTTTGGCTAGTGAAGAAAATGATGAGTTTAAGACAAAATATACATTTTTGAATATTGGACCGTCTCATCCAGCCACTCACGGTACAATAAGAAATTTCGTTGCATTAGACGGA from Campylobacter fetus subsp. fetus includes the following:
- a CDS encoding hemolysin family protein, with product MIILAAVFIFLNGFFVLSEFCIVKVRKSRLEELVKDRVPNAKLAYKMSNSLDTYLSATQLGITLSSLALGWIGEPAVANVIVSPLKNYFGIEGVAVHTISFIIAFSIITFLHVVLGELVPKSVAIAKSEKAVLIIARPLYFFWIIFFPIIKMFDFMAGMFLKLIGIKPAKDSELAHSEEEIKIIVGESLKGGVLDSMESEIIKNAVDFSDTVAKEIMTPRKDVICLNKQKSFEENMQVIQNSKFTRFPYIDGSKDVVLGMIHIRDILQNDLIGQNTNLDKIVRKFIIVPENSSISKILVMMNKDRISAALVVDEYGGTAGLLTMEDIIEEIVGDINDEHDDKNQSYKKISEHSYEFNGRFDIESVEEIMEISFDEETEQLTIGGYVFNLFERLPVVGDAIEDENCIYEVLKMDGTSILTVKATLKSEDSNNFI
- a CDS encoding DsrE family protein: MKLAGIFMAIFIASSSIFAYDGNLKKDINVVIFLTKKDNFQSAILQANGIQKSLSSSEKGDIELVMGGSSVEIFAQNDEKSNKIKNDIAKLVDLPNVRVVACRGAMKRANVSQDSLIKGVNTVKAAPREVVDRQLDGYAILNP
- a CDS encoding NADH-quinone oxidoreductase subunit A, giving the protein MSSNLVLSFYLYIFIVCLLIGMFFLTKKIGPSVQNSSKNKSYESGIVNFYGGINSSINVKYYLVAIVFVIFDIEAVFMYPWAVSLRDLGRYGLLVMFVFMAILLVGLFYIYKKKILKWE
- a CDS encoding NADH-quinone oxidoreductase subunit B, which gives rise to MGIENLVQNDVVLTRLDALFNWGRKNSLWPMIFGTACCAIEFMSAVSSKHDLSRFGAEVMRFSPRQADLMIVAGTISFKQAPILKEIYDQMCEPKWVVSMGACACSGGFYDNYTTLQGIDQIIPVDVYISGCPPRPEAIIDAILAIQDKISNESIKDRHKDYKGLLDA